The segment AACGATTCTTTTATAAAAAAAATATCCATTAAGCAAGTCCCCATTTTTCTTTTAATTTAGTTAAAGTCCCATCTTTTTCCATTTGATCTATACATGAATTAATTTGAGGTATTAGATTTTTGTTTTTGCGAGAAATTGCCAGAGCATATTTTTCTTCCGTATTTGGAATAATATTTAAAATAAAATTTTTGTCATATTGTTTAAGATATGGAGTAACTGTTGATTTTGCTGCAACATATGCTTGCGCTTTTCCTGATTCTAAAGCTAAAAATGCTGATGCTGGATTTGATAAACGAATTACATTTATGTTAGAAATAGATGAAACATAAAAATCGGCTGTATATCCATCATTTACTATAACATTTTTGTCTGTTAACTCATCAACTGTTTTAAACGGATTGTTTTTATTTGAAACGATTACGAGTGGATCTCCTGCGAAATAACATTTGGAGAAACAAAGAACATTTTCCCGTTCTTTTGTTGGGGTCATCCCCGCAGCGATAATATCAATTGAATTTCGTTGTATTTCTGGAATTAAAACATCAAATGGTAGATCTTTTAATTCAAATTTTTTGCTAAGATTTTTACATATTTTTTTTATTAAACTAATATCAAAACCTGAAATTTTGTTGTTTTTTACGAAAGAAAATGGCTGATATTCTGCATTTGTACCAATTATTAAAATTTCATCATTTATTTTGTTGGTATTTTTATTAAAAAAATAGTATGAAGAGAATAATAATATTATTGTTGATATTAAAATAATTTTTTTTACCATAAAAATCTAGTTTTTATTTCTAATTTTTAAAATTATAAAATTTGTAAATAATCCGGAAAATAAAGATATTGCAAAAACCAGAGGTAGCGGTGTTATTTCTATAATTAATCCTGACAATAAAAATGCAATTGCGCTTGAAAATAAAACAGGAAAACTATAAGCGGCTTGAGCTTTAACCAAATCAATTAATTTTATTCCACAACTTCTTGATGAAATTATTATAGTATCTGATGTTGGTGATAAATGATTTCCAGATACGGCTCCGGAAAGAATAGCGCCCAACAGTGGATAAATCATAGGTAACTGTTGAACAGGGATAGGGCTTTCTATATTTGTAAATGAAGCGAGCATATTTACTGCTATTGGAATCATAATTGCCATTGCACCCCAAGCTGAACCAATTCCTATCGATATTATTGTTGTAATTAATAGCATCATTAAAGGTAAAAATTTTAAATTTACATATTTTAATAAAACAGACGCCAAATATTTTCCGGTTAATAATTGGCTATTTAAAATTTCTGAAAAAGACCATGCAAGAATTAGCGTTATAATTGCAGGGGCCAAAAGCATTGCGCCTTCATATGTTATTAGACCTAAATTTTTCAATTTAATTGTTTTTCTAATCTTTAAAAGAATTAGTGTTAATAATAATGTAAATAGAGATCCAAGCATTAATGCCAATACCGGGTGACTATCTTTTATAGCTGCTATAAAATTATTGGATCCGCCAAAAAGAAAAAACTTTCCAGTGTAAAGCATGAATATAACTATTGATGAAATCAAAGATATTATTGGAAATATAAAATCAAAAATATGAGCTTGATTTTCCGGCGTTGTTAATTCTTGATCTTTAATTTTATCCGGTTCTTTTCCGCCAAATAAATTTCCTGTCGAATTTGCAATAGTCTCATGTTTTTTAAGAATACCAAATGATATATTCTTTTTTATTATAAACCATGAAGATAATATTGTTATGATAGAATAAAATGTAAATGGTATTACACCAAGATATAAATAAAATGGATCGCAATATATTAAGGGCTTGGTTTTTAATATATCTGATATTTTTGCATTATTTATATTAAGAATTATTATGGCACTCCAACTTGATATTGGAATTAGTACAGCTAAAGCCGGTGCCAAAGAGTTTATTAAAAAAGCTAATTTTGTTCTTGATACTTTAAACTTATCTGTTATTGGTCGCATTATTGAGCCAACTGAAACACAACTAAACGAATCATCAATTGAAAATAGTTTTGAAAGTAGAAGGCTTGCCATCTGAGCACCCTGTGATGTTTTTATTTTTTTGTTTATATAATTTTGAAAAGCTTGAGACCCTCCGGAATGACTTAATAATGTTATAAGTATTCCCAAAATTATTAAAAATAAAAATAGTAAAATACTGTTACTTTCAAATAATCCATTTATAGATGTTAAATTTTGTAATTGGGATGTGTCCCAAATAACTTTTATTACATTTTTGATCGAATCTATAATTGCAAAGTTATTGTAAATTAAACTTGCGGTTAAAAGACCAATAACTAAAGATGAAATAATTCTATGTGTAAAAAATGCCAAAGTTATGACAATAATTGGAGGCAATAGCGTAATGATACTATTTTGCATTTAATTTAACCCTTCGCATTGTGTTAAAATATTATTATATCTGTATATATTACCAAAATTTGTGCTTTTAAGTAAAAGGGTTTTTTATATTTGTCCTTTGAATACCAATCTAGCCTTAGCTTGTAGATTTACAAATTCATTTTTATCGATCCAGCAAATTATGTATCCGCCTAGAA is part of the Candidatus Dependentiae bacterium genome and harbors:
- a CDS encoding transporter substrate-binding domain-containing protein, translated to MVKKIILISTIILLFSSYYFFNKNTNKINDEILIIGTNAEYQPFSFVKNNKISGFDISLIKKICKNLSKKFELKDLPFDVLIPEIQRNSIDIIAAGMTPTKERENVLCFSKCYFAGDPLVIVSNKNNPFKTVDELTDKNVIVNDGYTADFYVSSISNINVIRLSNPASAFLALESGKAQAYVAAKSTVTPYLKQYDKNFILNIIPNTEEKYALAISRKNKNLIPQINSCIDQMEKDGTLTKLKEKWGLA